A region of Pyxidicoccus parkwaysis DNA encodes the following proteins:
- a CDS encoding sigma-54-dependent transcriptional regulator, with translation MSTPEKPAVLVVDDKENMRKLFARILGDAYAVTEAADGTQALARLAAREFDVVVTDIQMPGADGFAVLREVKRRAPDTEVVLVTAYASIPKAVEAIKEGAYDYLSKPFDPDEVALLVARALEQRRQRKQAAGLKARLATAPDFHGLLGTSAAMRGLHGLLSQVAARDLTVLLTGETGTGKELAARAVHAESPRKAKPFVAVNCGALPAELVESELFGHAKGAFTGATMAKAGLFEEAHGGTLFLDEIGDLPLPVQVKLNRALQEKEVRRVGTTTPVKVDARVVAATHRDLSAEVAAGRFREDLYYRLNVVTVRLPALRERREDISLLAMHFLARAGRPELEGFTPEALRALTAYAWPGNVRQLENAVARAAAVAQGPRIGVEDLPPELVTAKAAEAGGGSAGGIPHEALAKLPYREAVDSARDAVSREYLSALMQEFGGNVTHAAERAGMERESLHRLLKRYGVRSDDFKRPD, from the coding sequence ATGAGCACGCCGGAGAAGCCGGCCGTCCTCGTGGTGGACGACAAGGAGAACATGCGCAAGCTGTTCGCGCGCATCCTCGGAGACGCCTACGCGGTGACGGAGGCGGCGGACGGGACGCAGGCGCTGGCGCGGCTGGCGGCGCGCGAGTTCGACGTGGTGGTGACGGACATCCAGATGCCCGGGGCGGACGGCTTCGCGGTGCTGCGCGAGGTGAAGCGGCGCGCGCCCGACACGGAGGTGGTGCTCGTCACCGCGTACGCGAGCATTCCGAAGGCCGTCGAGGCCATCAAGGAGGGCGCGTACGACTACCTCTCCAAGCCGTTCGACCCGGACGAGGTGGCCCTGCTCGTCGCAAGGGCCCTGGAGCAGCGCAGGCAGCGCAAGCAAGCGGCGGGACTGAAGGCGAGGCTCGCGACGGCGCCGGACTTCCACGGCCTGCTGGGCACGAGCGCCGCGATGCGAGGCCTGCACGGGCTGCTGTCCCAGGTGGCGGCGAGGGACCTCACCGTGCTGCTCACCGGAGAGACGGGCACGGGCAAGGAGCTGGCGGCGCGAGCCGTCCACGCGGAGAGCCCGCGCAAGGCGAAGCCCTTCGTGGCGGTGAACTGTGGAGCCCTGCCGGCGGAGCTCGTGGAGAGCGAGCTGTTCGGCCACGCGAAGGGCGCCTTCACCGGAGCGACGATGGCGAAGGCGGGCCTCTTCGAGGAGGCGCACGGAGGGACGCTCTTCCTGGACGAGATTGGAGACCTGCCGCTGCCGGTGCAGGTGAAGCTCAACCGCGCGCTGCAGGAGAAGGAGGTCCGGCGCGTGGGCACCACGACGCCGGTGAAGGTGGACGCGCGCGTGGTGGCGGCCACGCACCGCGACCTCTCCGCGGAGGTGGCGGCGGGCCGCTTCCGGGAGGACCTCTACTACCGGCTCAACGTGGTGACGGTGCGGCTGCCGGCGCTGCGAGAGCGTCGCGAGGACATCTCGCTGCTGGCCATGCACTTCCTCGCCCGCGCGGGCCGGCCGGAGCTGGAGGGCTTCACGCCGGAGGCTTTGCGCGCCCTCACGGCGTACGCGTGGCCAGGCAACGTGCGGCAATTGGAGAACGCCGTGGCACGAGCGGCGGCCGTGGCGCAAGGGCCGCGCATCGGCGTGGAGGACCTGCCGCCGGAGCTCGTGACGGCGAAGGCGGCGGAGGCTGGTGGCGGCTCGGCGGGAGGGATTCCGCACGAGGCGCTGGCGAAGCTGCCCTACCGCGAGGCGGTGGACAGCGCGCGGGACGCGGTGTCGCGTGAGTACCTCTCCGCGCTGATGCAGGAGTTCGGCGGCAACGTCACCCACGCCGCCGAGCGTGCCGGCATGGAGCGCGAGAGCCTGCACCGGCTGCTCAAGCGCTACGGGGTCCGCTCGGACGACTTCAAGCGTCCGGACTGA
- a CDS encoding sensor histidine kinase translates to MLSTSGSTTRKLLLAFGALVALFTAASGFALARLADIRDGSHALREAGGRVRDALELATAVRDQYAHLAHTIILGNASHVRFHDDTRARVEALTRKLREQARDAQEQSWVADIQQNGDALNRLYHDTLLPAVLAKDQAAITAAHGRALELVSRIQAGADSLAQRFDTSIGSFEAHVGAVEHTSFRWALLFLGGATLFAVGVGIYIGNSVARPVARLSEGAARLARGDLHTRIPEGDSGELGQLAAQFNRMTEALREHQAQLVQHEKLAGIGRLAAGVAHEINNPLGVILGYVRLLQRKAEGALAEDLKVVEEEAVRCQDIVEGLLDLSRPGRGPRERVPLREACEEVVARLRESSRLGDVEVRVEGDASAWAWPPRLRQVLLNLVKNAAEAAGQGGTVALVIGAAPDGGASVAVSDSGPGVKAEDLPRLFEPFFTTKPSGTGLGLAVSQAIAEAHGGRIETDTGPLGGARFTLRLPPASPAQEAMA, encoded by the coding sequence ATGCTCTCTACCTCGGGCTCGACGACTCGCAAGCTGCTCCTGGCCTTCGGCGCGCTGGTGGCGTTGTTCACGGCCGCGTCAGGCTTCGCGCTCGCCCGGCTGGCGGACATTCGCGATGGCTCGCATGCGCTGCGCGAGGCAGGAGGCCGCGTCCGCGACGCGCTGGAGCTGGCCACCGCCGTGCGAGACCAGTACGCGCACCTCGCGCACACCATCATCCTCGGCAATGCCAGCCACGTGCGCTTCCACGACGACACGCGGGCCCGCGTGGAGGCGCTCACCCGCAAGCTCCGGGAGCAGGCGCGCGACGCGCAGGAGCAGTCCTGGGTCGCGGACATCCAGCAGAACGGCGACGCGCTGAACCGGCTGTACCACGACACGCTCCTCCCGGCCGTGCTGGCCAAGGACCAGGCCGCCATCACCGCCGCGCACGGACGCGCGCTGGAGCTGGTGTCGCGAATCCAGGCGGGGGCGGACTCACTGGCGCAGCGCTTCGACACCTCCATCGGCTCCTTCGAGGCGCACGTGGGCGCGGTGGAACACACGAGCTTCCGCTGGGCCCTGCTGTTCCTCGGCGGTGCCACGCTGTTCGCCGTGGGCGTGGGCATCTACATCGGCAACTCGGTGGCGCGGCCCGTGGCACGGCTCTCCGAGGGCGCGGCACGGCTCGCGCGAGGCGACCTCCACACCCGCATCCCTGAAGGGGACTCGGGCGAGCTCGGCCAGCTCGCGGCGCAGTTCAACCGGATGACGGAGGCGCTCCGTGAGCACCAGGCGCAGCTCGTCCAGCACGAGAAGCTCGCGGGCATCGGCCGGCTGGCGGCGGGCGTGGCGCATGAAATCAACAACCCGCTCGGCGTCATCCTCGGCTATGTGCGGTTGCTCCAGCGCAAGGCGGAAGGGGCGCTCGCGGAGGACCTGAAGGTGGTGGAGGAGGAGGCGGTGCGGTGCCAGGACATCGTCGAGGGGCTGCTCGACCTCTCCCGGCCGGGACGCGGCCCGCGTGAGCGCGTGCCCCTGCGCGAGGCCTGTGAGGAAGTGGTGGCGCGGCTGCGCGAGTCCTCGCGGCTGGGCGACGTGGAGGTGCGTGTGGAGGGAGACGCGTCCGCGTGGGCGTGGCCTCCCCGGCTGCGGCAGGTGTTGCTCAACCTGGTGAAGAACGCGGCGGAGGCGGCGGGACAGGGGGGCACGGTGGCGCTGGTCATCGGAGCAGCGCCTGATGGTGGCGCGAGCGTCGCGGTGTCGGACTCCGGGCCCGGGGTGAAGGCGGAGGACCTGCCGCGCCTCTTCGAGCCGTTCTTCACCACGAAGCCCTCGGGGACGGGACTGGGGCTCGCGGTGAGCCAGGCGATTGCCGAGGCACATGGCGGGCGGATTGAAACGGACACGGGCCCGCTGGGAGGCGCGCGCTTCACGCTGCGGCTGCCGCCCGCGTCGCCCGCGCAGGAGGCCATGGCATGA
- a CDS encoding MBL fold metallo-hydrolase, protein MALRFKNLDGSGPQPFDRVFKWAVADKLTGRRRKSPDRAPVPRVEPDLALLHTPPAPGEGARLTWLGHASWLVQLDGLSLLVDPVLRDAINVVIHRNVPPGVPVEKLPPITASLVSHNHYDHLDLPTLKQVGAPIVTGLGHAPVFRGSHLPVTELDWWQSTQVGPVTVHFVPSQHWSRRGLNDVNEMLWGGFVIEGSSARVFHSGDTAYFEGFKEIGRRFPGLDAALLPIGAYDPAWFMSRQHMNPEEAAQAFEDLGATRFLAMHWGTFKLTDEPLDEPPRRLDAEWTRRGWPRERVHVLPVGGTLTVRNG, encoded by the coding sequence ATGGCCTTGCGGTTCAAGAACCTCGACGGCAGCGGTCCCCAGCCCTTCGACCGCGTCTTCAAGTGGGCCGTGGCCGACAAGCTCACCGGCCGCCGCCGCAAGTCCCCGGACCGCGCGCCCGTCCCTCGCGTGGAGCCCGACCTCGCCCTCCTCCACACGCCCCCGGCCCCCGGTGAAGGCGCCCGCCTCACCTGGCTCGGCCACGCGAGCTGGCTCGTGCAGCTCGACGGCCTCTCCCTCCTCGTGGACCCCGTGCTCCGCGACGCCATCAACGTCGTCATTCACCGCAACGTCCCGCCCGGCGTCCCCGTGGAGAAGCTGCCCCCCATCACCGCCAGCCTCGTCTCGCACAACCACTATGACCACCTGGACCTGCCCACGCTGAAGCAGGTCGGCGCGCCCATCGTCACCGGGCTCGGGCACGCGCCCGTGTTCCGCGGCTCCCACCTGCCCGTCACCGAGCTGGACTGGTGGCAGTCCACCCAGGTCGGCCCCGTCACCGTGCACTTCGTCCCCTCGCAGCATTGGAGCCGGCGCGGCCTCAATGACGTCAACGAGATGCTCTGGGGCGGCTTCGTCATCGAGGGCTCCAGCGCCCGCGTCTTCCACTCCGGCGACACCGCATACTTCGAGGGCTTCAAGGAAATCGGCCGCCGCTTCCCCGGGCTCGACGCCGCGCTGCTGCCCATTGGCGCGTATGACCCGGCGTGGTTCATGAGCCGCCAGCACATGAACCCCGAGGAGGCCGCGCAGGCCTTCGAGGACCTCGGCGCCACGCGCTTCCTCGCCATGCACTGGGGCACCTTCAAGCTCACCGACGAGCCGCTCGACGAGCCTCCCAGGCGCCTCGACGCGGAGTGGACCCGCCGTGGCTGGCCGCGCGAGCGCGTCCACGTGCTCCCCGTGGGAGGCACCCTCACCGTGCGCAACGGTTGA
- a CDS encoding M14 family metallopeptidase: protein MLLPALLSLALHQAPPPLTTVSEQSGWTRTGRYAEVESLCRAFPKAFPGKVRCDTLGTTPEGRPMLALVASADGTLTPAAAVKKNRPVVFFQGGIHAGEIDGKDAGFWLLRDVLNGTALPGVLKGVTAVFVPVFNVDGHERFGKNNRPNQVGPEEMGWRVTAQNLNLNRDYVKVDAPEMAALLKYLHAWDPLVYADLHVTDGAQFQPDVSVAIEPQKSGPEALRTLGVKLRQELFTEMESEGHQPLEFYPSFREDDDPASGFAYGVAQPRFSHVYWSIHHRFGVLVETHSWKPYAERVKATRDAVAGLLRLAARDGAALRAAAKAADAEAESGKVREVVLAWENTEKSRTLPFPGYAYERAPSEVSGQTWIRYDVTKPQVWNVPYFDEIRPALTAALPSGGYLVPAAHAALVAEKLTVHGLRFQRLARDVPSAETEQFRATDVKWSAMSNEGHQMLGVKGAWEKNTTPLLAGTLYVPVAQPHAELVAHLLEPNGPDSLLSWGFFNTHFEQKEYIEDYVLEPFARELLAKDATVKAEWDAKLKDPAFAKDPRARLRFFYERHPARDVRLRVYPILRTQTAPAGLTAAK from the coding sequence ATGCTCCTGCCCGCCCTCCTCTCCCTGGCGCTCCACCAGGCGCCACCGCCCCTCACCACCGTCTCCGAACAGAGCGGCTGGACTCGCACCGGCCGCTACGCGGAGGTGGAGTCCCTCTGCCGCGCCTTCCCCAAGGCCTTCCCCGGCAAGGTCCGCTGCGACACGCTCGGCACCACGCCGGAGGGTCGGCCGATGCTCGCGCTCGTCGCCAGCGCGGACGGCACCCTCACCCCCGCCGCCGCGGTGAAGAAGAACCGCCCCGTCGTCTTCTTCCAGGGTGGCATCCACGCGGGCGAAATCGACGGCAAGGACGCCGGCTTCTGGCTCCTGCGCGACGTGCTGAACGGCACCGCGCTGCCCGGCGTGCTCAAGGGCGTCACCGCCGTCTTCGTCCCCGTCTTCAACGTGGACGGGCACGAGCGCTTCGGGAAGAACAACCGCCCCAACCAGGTGGGCCCCGAGGAGATGGGCTGGCGCGTCACCGCGCAGAACCTCAACCTCAACCGCGACTACGTGAAGGTGGACGCGCCGGAGATGGCCGCGCTGCTCAAGTACCTCCACGCGTGGGACCCGCTCGTCTACGCGGACCTGCACGTCACCGACGGCGCCCAGTTCCAGCCGGACGTCTCCGTGGCAATCGAGCCGCAGAAGTCCGGCCCGGAAGCGCTGCGCACGCTCGGCGTGAAGCTGCGCCAGGAGCTCTTCACCGAGATGGAGTCCGAGGGCCACCAGCCCCTCGAGTTCTACCCGTCCTTCCGCGAGGACGATGACCCGGCCTCCGGCTTCGCCTACGGCGTGGCGCAGCCCCGCTTCAGTCACGTGTACTGGTCCATCCACCACCGCTTCGGAGTCCTGGTGGAGACGCACTCGTGGAAGCCGTATGCCGAGCGCGTGAAGGCCACGCGCGACGCGGTGGCGGGCCTCCTGCGCCTCGCGGCCCGCGACGGCGCGGCCCTGCGCGCGGCGGCGAAGGCGGCGGACGCGGAGGCCGAGTCCGGCAAGGTGCGCGAGGTGGTGCTCGCCTGGGAGAACACGGAGAAGAGCCGCACCCTCCCCTTCCCCGGCTACGCCTACGAGCGCGCCCCGTCCGAGGTCTCCGGCCAGACGTGGATTCGCTACGACGTGACGAAGCCGCAGGTGTGGAACGTGCCGTACTTCGACGAAATCCGCCCCGCGCTGACGGCGGCGCTGCCCTCGGGGGGCTACCTCGTGCCGGCGGCCCACGCGGCGCTGGTGGCCGAGAAGCTCACCGTCCACGGCCTGCGCTTCCAGCGCCTCGCGCGCGACGTGCCCTCCGCCGAGACGGAGCAGTTCCGCGCCACCGACGTGAAGTGGAGCGCCATGTCCAACGAGGGCCACCAGATGCTCGGCGTGAAGGGCGCTTGGGAGAAGAACACGACGCCGCTGCTCGCGGGCACGCTGTACGTGCCGGTGGCCCAGCCGCACGCGGAACTGGTAGCGCACCTGCTGGAGCCCAACGGACCGGACTCGCTGCTGTCGTGGGGCTTCTTCAACACGCACTTCGAGCAGAAGGAGTACATCGAGGACTACGTGCTCGAGCCCTTCGCCCGGGAGCTGCTCGCGAAGGACGCCACGGTGAAGGCCGAGTGGGACGCGAAGCTGAAGGACCCCGCCTTCGCGAAGGACCCGCGCGCCCGGCTGCGCTTCTTCTACGAGCGCCACCCCGCCCGCGACGTCCGCCTGCGCGTCTATCCCATCCTGCGCACGCAGACGGCTCCGGCCGGGCTGACGGCCGCGAAGTAG